DNA from Gloeocapsa sp. DLM2.Bin57:
AATTCTTTCTTACTTCCCACCTCCCTCTATGCCATCTCAACCCCTCCACACTCGGCAAAAATTCTTCTCCCTTTGGTAACTCAATTCGCTCTCCCCTAAACCCCATCATGCCTCGACTTTTCACTGCCGATTCTTCCGTAAACCTATCCGATGGAATCAAAATTCGGTAATCATCATCAATCCCAAACCAGCCGTGGTCAAAAGCCCAGTGATGGTTTTTGCAGAGGGCGATACCGTTGACAAAGCGATCATCCCGAAACTCAGAGAACGGTTGGATGTGTGCCCCATCGACAATATTCAGCCCATCCCAGCTCACCACTCGCATTTTGCAAAACGCACAGCGCTGGTCGTAGAGTTTAAC
Protein-coding regions in this window:
- a CDS encoding HNH endonuclease, whose amino-acid sequence is TLPALRSAVKYAYLDGELFALLQTPQSRMELTTILIQAWFPEKGNEIAESFKYDEFEAVQQSLFESGGATYNVEELRDEDRIFVRNAAFRRNVVKLYDQRCAFCKMRVVSWDGLNIVDGAHIQPFSEFRDDRFVNGIALCKNHHWAFDHGWFGIDDDYRILIPSDRFTEESAVKSRGMMGFRGERIELPKGEEFLPSVEGLRWHRGRWEVRKN